A part of Pararhizobium sp. A13 genomic DNA contains:
- a CDS encoding mannose-1-phosphate guanylyltransferase/mannose-6-phosphate isomerase, protein MSSKIVPVIMAGGKGTRLWPLSRSAAPKQFLQFLGDHSLFQKTLQRVADPDWYAPAVVVTNAEFRFIVAEQARALEAPLSSILLEPIARNTAPALAAAAFVVLREYGDDAIMQVLASDHEIDAGEHYFDCIRIARDTAKAGKLVTFGIEPTEPATGYGYIETGAALETGARTVARFVEKPNRERAEELLASGRYLWNSGMFMLPVGQFLAEILRYAPAVHDAAQRAIQDTKHDLDFDRLDEAAFSQAPDISVDYAVFENTPNAAVVPSSFSWSDLGSWDSVWAIGEKDDEGNVVGENASVSNTRNSLVLSRDIHLAVHGLEDVAVIASEDAVYVGHLKDSQDVGKIVKKLALSAKTRPLTETHPTSYRPWGDVSSVLSGERFEVKRLHVRPGRKISLQKHHHRSEHWIVVRGTAEITINGETRLLHENESVYIPQGVVHRLTNPGKIPLELIEVQTGSYLKDDDTVRLADEFGRT, encoded by the coding sequence ATGTCTTCGAAGATCGTGCCGGTCATCATGGCCGGCGGCAAGGGAACGCGGCTGTGGCCGCTGTCGCGCTCGGCGGCGCCCAAGCAGTTTCTCCAGTTTCTTGGCGATCATTCGCTGTTCCAGAAAACCTTGCAGCGGGTGGCAGACCCGGATTGGTACGCGCCGGCCGTCGTCGTCACCAATGCCGAGTTCCGCTTCATCGTTGCCGAGCAGGCTCGCGCGCTCGAGGCGCCGCTGTCGAGCATCCTTCTGGAACCGATTGCCCGCAACACCGCACCGGCGCTTGCCGCCGCCGCCTTCGTCGTGCTGCGTGAATACGGCGATGACGCGATCATGCAGGTTCTGGCTTCGGATCACGAGATCGATGCCGGCGAACATTATTTCGATTGCATCCGCATTGCGCGCGATACCGCGAAGGCTGGAAAACTGGTGACGTTCGGCATCGAGCCGACCGAGCCCGCAACCGGCTACGGTTACATCGAAACGGGCGCCGCGCTGGAGACCGGTGCGAGGACAGTCGCCCGCTTCGTCGAGAAGCCGAACCGCGAGCGCGCTGAGGAGTTGCTGGCGAGCGGCCGGTACCTCTGGAACTCCGGCATGTTCATGCTGCCCGTCGGCCAGTTCCTGGCGGAAATCCTGCGTTATGCACCGGCCGTGCACGATGCGGCGCAGCGGGCGATCCAGGACACGAAGCACGATCTCGATTTCGATCGCCTTGACGAGGCTGCTTTCTCGCAGGCACCGGATATTTCGGTAGACTATGCGGTCTTTGAAAACACACCCAATGCGGCGGTCGTCCCATCGTCCTTCAGCTGGTCCGACCTTGGCAGCTGGGACTCCGTCTGGGCCATCGGCGAAAAGGACGACGAGGGCAATGTTGTTGGCGAAAATGCTTCGGTGAGCAATACCCGCAACTCTCTCGTCCTGTCGCGGGATATTCATCTCGCCGTACACGGGCTCGAGGATGTCGCCGTTATCGCCAGCGAAGACGCCGTGTATGTCGGACACCTCAAAGACAGCCAGGACGTCGGCAAAATCGTCAAGAAACTTGCCCTGTCGGCCAAAACGCGGCCGCTGACGGAAACACACCCGACCTCCTATCGCCCCTGGGGTGACGTCTCTTCGGTGCTCAGCGGCGAACGGTTCGAGGTGAAGCGGCTGCATGTCAGGCCCGGGCGCAAGATCTCTCTGCAGAAGCATCATCATCGTTCGGAACACTGGATCGTCGTGCGCGGCACGGCGGAAATCACCATCAATGGCGAGACCCGCCTGCTGCATGAAAATGAGTCCGTCTATATCCCGCAGGGCGTCGTGCACCGGCTGACCAATCCTGGCAAGATCCCGCTGGAACTGATCGAGGTGCAGACCGGCTCCTATCTCAAGGACGACGATACCGTCCGGCTAGCCGACGAATTCGGCCGGACATAA
- a CDS encoding F0F1 ATP synthase subunit delta: MPVADTSQLISGVAERYASSLFDLALEAGSVESVGSDLDTFQRMIDDSADLKRLIVSPVFSADDQFKAISAIVAKAGIAGLVGNFLKVVARNRRLFAVPGIVKSYRETAARHRGEVAAEVTSAHALTAAQQTELKAALKGVTGKDVAVNVTVDPSILGGLIVKVGSRQIDTSLRTKLSSLKLALKEVG; the protein is encoded by the coding sequence GTGCCCGTGGCAGACACATCCCAGCTTATTTCCGGTGTTGCAGAAAGGTACGCGTCTTCGCTTTTCGATCTCGCGCTGGAAGCGGGATCGGTGGAGAGCGTCGGGTCTGATCTGGATACGTTCCAGCGCATGATCGATGACAGTGCCGATCTGAAGCGTCTCATTGTCAGCCCGGTCTTTTCCGCCGACGACCAGTTCAAGGCCATTTCCGCGATCGTCGCGAAGGCCGGCATCGCGGGTCTGGTCGGCAACTTCCTGAAAGTTGTTGCACGCAATCGCCGCCTGTTCGCGGTTCCCGGCATCGTCAAGTCGTATCGCGAAACTGCCGCCCGTCATCGGGGCGAGGTTGCCGCTGAAGTGACTTCGGCCCATGCGCTGACGGCAGCGCAGCAAACTGAATTGAAGGCGGCGCTCAAGGGCGTCACCGGCAAAGACGTGGCGGTCAACGTCACCGTCGATCCGTCTATTCTCGGTGGTTTGATCGTCAAGGTCGGGTCCCGCCAGATTGACACTTCCCTTCGCACAAAGCTCTCGAGCCTTAAGCTTGCACTGAAAGAGGTCGGCTGA
- a CDS encoding DUF4345 domain-containing protein, which yields MEFYIPTETGEFLAFCAAVVTALIGLLFLFVPGVAFRAVGIDLREGRRGGYAEARSTMGGFHLGLGIAALLLAQPMVYLALGAAFALAAFGRILSMLSDSGNTVVNWLFLIVQIVLAALPLAYVFGLT from the coding sequence ATGGAGTTCTACATTCCGACGGAGACGGGAGAATTCCTGGCGTTCTGTGCGGCCGTCGTCACCGCTTTGATCGGGCTTCTGTTTCTCTTTGTCCCGGGCGTCGCCTTTCGTGCTGTGGGCATTGATCTGCGCGAAGGCCGGCGGGGTGGTTATGCCGAGGCGCGCTCGACCATGGGCGGCTTTCATCTCGGGCTTGGCATCGCAGCCCTCCTTCTCGCCCAGCCGATGGTCTATCTGGCGCTCGGTGCCGCCTTCGCGCTCGCCGCCTTCGGCCGCATCCTCTCGATGCTGTCGGATAGCGGCAATACGGTTGTGAACTGGCTGTTCCTGATTGTTCAGATCGTACTTGCGGCTTTACCCCTGGCCTATGTCTTCGGCCTCACCTGA
- a CDS encoding methyl-accepting chemotaxis protein, whose amino-acid sequence MKLTIARGLLIFGAIVVAGLVLSIGIKTYAFNKLRVNGPVYTQVIYGKDLIADILPPPLYTVESYMLAMEAAANPEFAKANLDKIAALKKAFDDRRVYWKASTAPAALMAKLENDVVARGDLYWEVMEKKFVAPLQGGDAATAGQALAELKTSFHHHETAVNELVAMADAFLKEQEAGATAETAVLSAAALISSTASVFLLLAGLWFFRRRAVQPLAAMSSYMQTLAAGDYGRDVPYAGRSDEIGAVAKSVAIFREAAIERRNARARADDERRQQDERDAVLGRQKDAEEARRLQVIEQVTRGLERLSNGDLSVRIEQPFAADYEELRTEFNGSVERLAETISTVLHTSARLRTNSSEIAGATDDLAKRTELQAASLEQTASAFDEITVTVRNSSERAREASTVMAAAKDGAEKSALVVRDAVAAMERIAGSSTQIRQIITVIDEIAFQTNLLALNAGVEAARAGDAGKGFAVVAQEVRELAGRSAKAAREITTLIESSAREVAGGVQLVNQTGAALTGIEGHVLQVTGLIGAIVTAAGEQTAALSDINTALHRMDQMTQQNAAMVEQTNAACRELSDEVQDLNRVAERFQVSAVAGMHARRAA is encoded by the coding sequence ATGAAGCTCACCATTGCTCGCGGGCTCTTGATTTTCGGCGCAATCGTTGTTGCCGGTCTGGTGCTGTCCATCGGCATTAAGACATATGCTTTCAACAAATTGCGCGTGAACGGACCCGTCTATACGCAAGTCATCTACGGCAAGGATCTCATCGCGGACATCCTGCCGCCGCCTCTGTACACGGTCGAGTCCTATATGCTGGCGATGGAGGCGGCTGCGAACCCCGAATTTGCCAAGGCGAATCTCGACAAGATCGCCGCATTGAAGAAAGCCTTCGATGATCGGCGTGTCTACTGGAAAGCCTCGACGGCCCCCGCCGCGCTGATGGCGAAACTTGAAAACGACGTCGTGGCGCGGGGCGATCTCTATTGGGAGGTCATGGAGAAAAAATTCGTGGCCCCCCTCCAGGGCGGCGACGCAGCCACGGCCGGACAAGCGTTGGCAGAGCTCAAGACGAGCTTCCATCACCACGAGACTGCGGTAAACGAACTCGTCGCCATGGCCGACGCATTTTTGAAAGAGCAGGAAGCGGGCGCCACCGCCGAAACCGCAGTGCTTTCTGCTGCCGCCCTGATCAGCTCGACCGCCTCCGTTTTCCTGCTGCTTGCCGGTCTTTGGTTCTTCCGCCGCCGTGCGGTACAGCCGCTGGCGGCGATGTCGTCCTACATGCAGACGCTTGCCGCCGGCGACTATGGCCGGGACGTTCCCTATGCGGGCCGCTCGGACGAGATCGGCGCGGTCGCAAAATCCGTCGCCATCTTCCGCGAGGCGGCGATCGAGCGGCGCAATGCGCGCGCGCGCGCCGACGACGAGCGCCGGCAGCAGGACGAGCGTGACGCCGTTCTTGGCCGTCAGAAGGATGCCGAGGAGGCAAGGCGCCTGCAGGTGATCGAGCAGGTGACGCGCGGGCTGGAGCGCCTGTCGAACGGCGATCTTTCGGTCCGCATCGAACAGCCGTTTGCCGCGGATTACGAAGAGCTGCGGACGGAGTTCAACGGCAGCGTCGAACGCCTGGCCGAGACGATTTCCACTGTACTGCACACCTCCGCGCGGCTGAGGACCAATTCCTCCGAAATTGCCGGTGCAACCGACGATCTGGCGAAACGGACGGAGTTGCAGGCAGCTTCCCTCGAGCAAACCGCGTCGGCCTTTGACGAAATCACCGTCACGGTGCGCAACTCCTCGGAGCGTGCGCGTGAAGCAAGCACGGTGATGGCCGCGGCAAAAGACGGCGCGGAGAAATCGGCCCTCGTCGTGCGGGACGCTGTTGCCGCCATGGAGCGGATCGCCGGTTCGTCGACGCAGATTCGCCAGATCATCACCGTCATCGACGAGATCGCCTTCCAGACCAACCTGCTTGCACTGAACGCCGGTGTCGAGGCCGCGCGGGCCGGCGATGCGGGCAAGGGCTTTGCGGTCGTCGCCCAGGAAGTGCGCGAACTGGCCGGCCGTTCGGCAAAAGCGGCGCGGGAAATCACGACGCTCATCGAGTCCTCGGCCCGCGAGGTCGCCGGCGGTGTGCAACTCGTCAACCAGACCGGTGCCGCGCTGACCGGCATCGAAGGACACGTGCTGCAGGTAACCGGCCTCATCGGCGCAATCGTTACCGCCGCCGGAGAGCAAACGGCCGCCCTTTCCGACATCAATACAGCCTTGCACCGGATGGACCAGATGACCCAGCAGAATGCGGCGATGGTCGAACAGACCAACGCTGCGTGCCGCGAACTCAGCGATGAAGTGCAGGACCTGAACCGCGTTGCCGAGCGTTTCCAGGTTTCCGCAGTCGCCGGGATGCATGCACGGCGGGCGGCTTAA
- the fsa gene encoding fructose-6-phosphate aldolase, whose amino-acid sequence MKFFVDTADVNEIRELNDLGLVDGVTTNPSLILKSGRNILEVTKEICGIVEGPVSAEVAATDYESIMKEAAVISKIADNICIKVPLTLDGLKACKNLSSDGHLTNVTLCFSANQALLAAKAGATFVSPFVGRLDDIAFDGMDLIREIRQIFDNYGYETEILAASIRTVNHVKEAALIGADVITAPPATLKALVKHPLTDKGLETFLADWAKTGQKIA is encoded by the coding sequence ATGAAATTTTTTGTCGATACAGCCGATGTGAATGAAATCCGGGAGTTGAACGACCTCGGACTCGTCGACGGCGTGACGACCAATCCGTCGCTGATCCTGAAGTCCGGCCGCAACATCCTCGAAGTGACGAAGGAAATCTGCGGCATCGTCGAAGGCCCGGTTTCGGCCGAGGTCGCGGCGACCGATTACGAATCGATCATGAAGGAAGCGGCTGTCATTTCGAAGATCGCCGACAACATCTGCATCAAGGTGCCGCTGACGCTCGACGGCCTCAAGGCCTGCAAGAACCTGTCCTCCGACGGACACCTGACCAACGTGACGCTGTGCTTCTCGGCCAACCAGGCGCTGCTCGCCGCCAAGGCGGGCGCGACCTTCGTATCGCCCTTCGTCGGCCGTCTCGACGACATCGCCTTCGACGGCATGGACCTGATCCGCGAAATCCGCCAGATCTTCGACAATTACGGCTACGAGACCGAAATCCTCGCCGCCTCGATCCGTACCGTCAACCACGTCAAGGAAGCAGCCCTGATCGGCGCCGACGTCATCACGGCGCCGCCGGCAACGCTGAAGGCCCTCGTCAAGCACCCGCTGACCGACAAGGGCCTCGAAACCTTCCTCGCCGACTGGGCCAAGACCGGCCAGAAGATCGCCTGA
- the atpD gene encoding F0F1 ATP synthase subunit beta — protein sequence MAKAATPTDTAAAKKPAAARKPAAVKASAVIASAGAVGRVTQVIGAVVDVTFEEGQLPQILNALETDNHGNRLVLEVAQHLGENAVRTIAMDSTEGLVRGQPVTDTGSPITVPVGLETLGRIMNVIGEPVDEAGPLVTSGKRAIHQEAPSYVEQSTEAQILVTGIKVVDLLAPYAKGGKIGLFGGAGVGKTVLIMELINNVAKAHGGYSVFAGVGERTREGNDLYHEMIESGVNKHGGGEGSKAALVYGQMNEPPGARARVALTGLTIAEQFRDEGQDVLFFVDNIFRFTQAGSEVSALLGRIPSAVGYQPTLATDMGQMQERITTTTKGSITSVQAIYVPADDLTDPAPATSFAHLDATTVLSRSIAEKGIYPAVDPLDSTSRMLDPMVVGEEHYEVSRKVQTTLQRYKSLQDIIAILGMDELSEEDKLAVARARKIERFLSQPFFVAEVFTGSPGKLVALEDTIKGFKGLVNGDYDHLPEAAFYMVGSIEEAIEKAKKLAAEAA from the coding sequence ATGGCTAAGGCAGCTACCCCCACAGATACAGCAGCGGCGAAGAAGCCCGCAGCAGCCCGCAAGCCTGCGGCTGTAAAGGCATCCGCAGTCATCGCATCGGCGGGTGCAGTCGGTCGCGTCACGCAGGTCATCGGCGCCGTCGTCGACGTGACCTTCGAAGAAGGCCAGCTGCCGCAGATCCTCAACGCGCTGGAAACCGACAACCATGGCAACCGCCTCGTTCTCGAAGTTGCCCAGCACCTCGGCGAAAACGCGGTCCGTACTATCGCCATGGACTCGACCGAAGGTCTGGTTCGCGGTCAGCCGGTTACCGATACGGGCTCCCCGATCACCGTTCCGGTCGGTCTCGAAACGCTCGGCCGCATCATGAACGTCATCGGCGAGCCGGTTGACGAAGCTGGTCCGCTGGTTACCTCGGGCAAGCGCGCCATCCACCAGGAAGCACCGAGCTACGTCGAGCAGTCGACCGAAGCGCAGATCCTCGTTACCGGCATCAAGGTCGTCGATCTGCTCGCGCCTTACGCCAAGGGCGGCAAGATCGGCCTTTTCGGTGGCGCCGGCGTCGGCAAGACCGTTCTCATCATGGAACTGATCAACAACGTCGCCAAGGCGCACGGTGGTTACTCGGTATTCGCAGGCGTGGGTGAACGTACCCGCGAAGGCAACGACCTCTACCACGAAATGATCGAATCCGGCGTGAACAAGCATGGCGGCGGCGAAGGCTCGAAGGCAGCCCTCGTCTACGGCCAGATGAACGAGCCGCCGGGCGCCCGCGCTCGCGTCGCTCTGACGGGTCTGACGATCGCCGAACAGTTCCGCGACGAAGGCCAGGACGTTCTGTTCTTCGTGGACAACATCTTCCGCTTCACCCAGGCAGGTTCCGAAGTGTCGGCTCTTCTCGGCCGTATTCCTTCGGCCGTTGGTTATCAACCGACGCTCGCCACCGACATGGGCCAGATGCAGGAACGCATCACCACGACGACCAAGGGCTCGATCACCTCGGTTCAGGCCATCTACGTTCCGGCCGACGACTTGACCGACCCGGCGCCGGCAACCTCGTTCGCCCATCTGGACGCAACGACGGTTCTGTCGCGGTCGATCGCCGAAAAGGGTATCTACCCGGCCGTTGACCCGCTCGACTCGACCTCGCGCATGCTTGACCCGATGGTTGTCGGCGAAGAGCACTACGAAGTGTCGCGCAAGGTGCAGACGACCCTGCAGCGCTACAAGTCGCTCCAGGACATCATCGCCATCCTCGGGATGGACGAACTGTCGGAAGAAGACAAGCTGGCCGTTGCCCGCGCCCGCAAGATCGAGCGCTTCCTGTCGCAGCCGTTCTTCGTCGCCGAAGTCTTCACCGGTTCGCCGGGCAAGCTGGTTGCGCTCGAAGATACGATCAAGGGCTTCAAGGGCCTCGTCAACGGCGATTACGACCACCTTCCGGAAGCCGCCTTCTACATGGTCGGTTCCATCGAAGAAGCGATCGAAAAGGCCAAGAAGCTGGCTGCTGAAGCTGCTTGA
- a CDS encoding F0F1 ATP synthase subunit gamma — protein sequence MPSLKDLKNRIASVKATQKITKAMKMVAAAKLRRAQEAAEAARPYSQRMSAVLSNIAQAVGSDDSAPRLMTGNGRDQTHLLVVCTAERGLCGGFNSQIARYARDHVRKLLADGKTVKIICVGKKGFDILRREFASLIIDRVDLREVKKIGFENADQIGKKIIGLFEKDEFDVCTLFYSEFKSVISQVPSALQLIPSAVPAESASAEAGAAAIYEYEPDAGEILSDLIPRNISVQVFRALLENVAGEMGAKMSAMDNATRNAGEMINKLTLSYNRQRQAQITKELIEIISGAEAL from the coding sequence ATGCCTTCACTTAAGGATCTGAAAAACAGGATCGCCTCCGTCAAGGCGACGCAGAAGATCACCAAGGCGATGAAAATGGTCGCCGCGGCGAAGCTTCGGCGTGCCCAGGAGGCGGCCGAGGCCGCCCGGCCTTATTCGCAGCGAATGAGCGCGGTTCTCTCGAACATCGCTCAGGCTGTGGGTTCGGACGACAGCGCGCCGCGCCTGATGACCGGCAACGGCCGCGACCAGACGCACCTGCTCGTGGTCTGCACGGCGGAACGCGGTCTTTGCGGCGGCTTCAACTCGCAGATCGCCCGCTACGCCCGTGACCACGTGCGCAAGCTGCTTGCCGATGGCAAGACGGTGAAGATCATCTGCGTCGGCAAGAAGGGCTTCGATATCCTGCGTCGCGAATTCGCCTCGTTGATCATCGACCGCGTCGACCTGCGTGAAGTCAAGAAGATCGGCTTCGAAAACGCCGACCAGATCGGCAAGAAGATCATCGGTCTGTTCGAAAAGGACGAGTTCGATGTCTGCACGCTGTTCTATTCGGAGTTCAAGTCGGTCATCAGCCAGGTTCCCTCTGCGCTCCAGCTGATCCCCTCTGCCGTTCCGGCAGAGTCGGCTTCGGCGGAGGCCGGCGCGGCTGCGATCTACGAATACGAGCCCGACGCGGGCGAGATCCTCAGCGATCTCATTCCGCGCAACATTTCGGTGCAGGTTTTCCGGGCTCTGCTCGAAAATGTTGCCGGTGAAATGGGTGCCAAGATGAGCGCGATGGACAACGCCACGCGCAATGCCGGTGAAATGATCAACAAGCTGACACTCTCCTACAACCGTCAGCGCCAGGCTCAGATCACCAAGGAACTCATTGAAATCATTTCGGGCGCGGAAGCGCTCTAA
- a CDS encoding F0F1 ATP synthase subunit epsilon: MADFNFELVSPERLLLSERVSEVVLPATEGEMTVMANHAPTMTTIKPGVVTVKAADGKVSRYVVFGGFADIVPTGCTLLAESAVPAEEVDRTLIERRIEAAKVELEDLAHSDEQRTRVETFLSELTQLNGILVAF; this comes from the coding sequence ATGGCTGATTTCAATTTCGAACTCGTCTCTCCGGAACGTCTTCTGCTGTCGGAGCGCGTCAGCGAAGTGGTCCTTCCGGCAACGGAAGGCGAGATGACCGTCATGGCCAATCATGCGCCGACGATGACGACGATCAAGCCGGGTGTCGTGACGGTGAAGGCCGCCGACGGCAAGGTCAGCCGTTACGTCGTGTTCGGCGGCTTCGCCGACATCGTGCCGACGGGTTGCACGCTGCTCGCCGAATCTGCCGTGCCGGCCGAGGAAGTTGATCGGACCCTGATCGAAAGGCGTATCGAGGCAGCCAAGGTTGAACTCGAGGACCTCGCGCACAGCGATGAGCAGCGTACACGAGTCGAGACGTTCCTGAGCGAGCTTACCCAGCTGAATGGCATTCTCGTTGCCTTCTGA
- a CDS encoding primosomal protein N' — MTEDSTDLFDGLFARRVVPVLVPMPAPKAYSYAVQEGMAVEPGSIVQVPLGPRQVMGVVWDGVEDDGIDPKKLKAITQVFDCPPLAKDMRAFLDWVAAYTVSPPGLVARMALRAPAAFDPEPMVEGLRLTDTRPERMTLARERVIAAADNGFAWTRSGLAHAAGTSSSVIDGLVAQGVFETVFMAPPPVVAAPDPDYVEHRLEGPQKQAAQDLLESVETGGFSVSLIDGITGSGKTEVYFEAIAATLKAGKQVLILLPEIALTASFLERFQDRFGSKPAEWHSDLAPRTREKVWRQVTEGGVRVVAGARSALFLPFENLGLIVVDEEHDPAYKQEDRVFYNARDMAVVRARIGDFPIVLVSATPSVESRVNGDLGRYRPIHLPTRFGDAALPDLGVVDMRRHPPARGGFLSPVLLNQIGKAVGRGEQALLFLNRRGYAPLTLCRVCGHRFQCPDCSSWLVEHRFRGQIQCHHCGYSERTPEACPECGTFDHLVACGPGVERIAEEVDRHFPDARTIVLSSDLMGVKRLRLELDAIARGEADIVVGTQLVAKGHNFPMMTFVGIVDADIGLANGDPRAAERTFQLLSQVTGRAGRTGLKSLGLLQTYQPQHPVMQAIVSGDSEAFYEREINEREKALLPPFGRLASVIVSADTRADAEGHARGLRQAAPRVSGISILGPAEAPLALIRGRHRFRLLVHGRRNSDMQAFVKTMLASGPKVRGSVSVQLDIDPQSFL, encoded by the coding sequence ATGACCGAAGATTCGACCGATTTGTTTGACGGCCTGTTTGCCCGCAGGGTCGTGCCCGTTCTGGTGCCGATGCCCGCCCCGAAAGCCTATTCCTATGCCGTGCAGGAAGGAATGGCCGTCGAACCCGGGTCGATCGTGCAGGTGCCGCTCGGACCCCGCCAGGTGATGGGCGTGGTCTGGGACGGCGTTGAGGATGACGGCATCGATCCGAAGAAGCTCAAGGCCATCACCCAGGTCTTCGATTGCCCACCGCTGGCGAAAGACATGCGCGCCTTCCTCGACTGGGTCGCCGCTTACACCGTCTCGCCACCCGGCCTCGTCGCCCGCATGGCGCTGCGCGCGCCCGCCGCCTTCGATCCCGAGCCGATGGTCGAGGGGCTACGGCTCACTGATACCCGGCCCGAGCGCATGACGTTGGCGCGCGAGCGGGTGATCGCTGCCGCCGACAACGGGTTTGCCTGGACGCGATCGGGCTTGGCGCATGCGGCCGGCACGTCTTCGAGCGTCATCGACGGGCTCGTGGCGCAGGGCGTGTTCGAAACCGTCTTCATGGCGCCGCCGCCGGTGGTGGCAGCGCCCGATCCGGACTATGTCGAGCATCGCCTCGAAGGACCGCAGAAACAGGCGGCACAGGACCTGCTGGAGAGTGTCGAAACCGGGGGCTTCTCCGTCTCGCTGATCGACGGCATCACCGGCTCCGGCAAGACCGAGGTCTATTTCGAGGCGATCGCCGCGACGCTGAAAGCCGGCAAGCAGGTGCTGATCCTTTTGCCGGAAATCGCGCTGACGGCGAGCTTCCTCGAGCGATTCCAGGATCGCTTCGGCTCGAAACCGGCCGAATGGCATTCCGACCTTGCCCCGCGCACCCGTGAAAAAGTCTGGCGGCAGGTGACGGAGGGTGGCGTGCGTGTCGTCGCCGGAGCCCGCTCCGCGCTTTTCCTGCCATTCGAGAATCTCGGCCTGATCGTTGTCGATGAGGAACATGACCCGGCCTACAAGCAAGAAGACCGCGTCTTCTACAATGCGCGCGACATGGCGGTTGTGCGTGCCCGTATCGGCGATTTTCCGATCGTGCTGGTCTCGGCGACACCTTCGGTCGAGAGTCGGGTGAACGGCGATCTCGGCCGCTACAGGCCGATCCATTTGCCGACGCGTTTTGGTGATGCGGCGCTCCCCGATCTCGGCGTGGTCGATATGCGCCGGCATCCGCCGGCGCGCGGCGGCTTCCTGTCGCCGGTGCTGCTCAACCAGATCGGCAAGGCCGTCGGGCGCGGCGAACAGGCACTGCTGTTCCTCAATCGCCGCGGTTATGCGCCGCTGACGCTCTGCCGCGTTTGCGGCCATCGCTTCCAGTGCCCGGATTGTTCGAGCTGGCTGGTCGAGCACCGGTTCCGCGGTCAGATCCAGTGCCATCACTGCGGTTATTCGGAAAGGACGCCGGAAGCGTGCCCCGAATGCGGCACGTTCGATCATCTGGTTGCCTGCGGTCCCGGCGTCGAACGCATCGCCGAAGAGGTCGACCGGCATTTTCCCGACGCCCGTACCATCGTGCTCTCCTCCGACCTGATGGGGGTCAAGCGGCTCAGGCTGGAACTGGACGCCATTGCCCGCGGTGAGGCGGATATCGTCGTCGGCACGCAGCTTGTCGCCAAGGGGCATAATTTTCCGATGATGACCTTCGTCGGCATCGTCGATGCCGATATCGGTCTTGCCAATGGGGATCCGCGGGCGGCTGAGCGAACGTTCCAGCTCTTGAGCCAGGTCACGGGCCGGGCAGGGCGCACGGGTCTGAAGTCGCTCGGTCTGCTGCAGACCTACCAGCCGCAGCATCCGGTGATGCAGGCAATCGTCTCCGGCGATTCGGAGGCCTTTTACGAGCGCGAGATCAACGAGCGCGAGAAGGCGCTCTTGCCGCCGTTCGGACGGCTGGCCTCCGTTATCGTTTCGGCGGACACCCGCGCTGATGCCGAAGGCCATGCGCGCGGTCTGCGGCAGGCCGCACCCCGCGTCAGCGGCATCAGTATTCTCGGGCCCGCCGAAGCGCCGCTTGCGCTCATCCGCGGCCGCCATCGCTTCCGCCTTCTGGTGCACGGCCGCCGCAACAGCGACATGCAGGCGTTCGTGAAGACCATGCTCGCCAGCGGACCAAAGGTGCGCGGCTCGGTCAGCGTCCAGCTCGACATCGATCCGCAGAGTTTTCTGTGA